The Natranaerobius trueperi genome has a window encoding:
- a CDS encoding ATP-binding protein: MTDKILSTKPVIIFSGHFGSGKTENAVNYCLHLNSQDYKVSIVDLDIINPYFRSREAGELMEEKGIHTILPPRELQHADFPIIPPQIKGAIVEQDGKLVIDLGGNPDGALPVGGLQKEVTKAGYDMWLVINANRPQTSSVEEIKELARKIESTSRLKFTGIINNTHLKQETTIQDILTGLELCREVENTLNIPIKYSAIPKKLTDEIDDYKSILGDFLIVDNYLTNPLD; this comes from the coding sequence ATGACAGATAAAATCTTATCTACCAAACCAGTGATAATTTTTTCAGGACATTTTGGTAGTGGAAAAACTGAAAATGCAGTAAATTATTGTCTTCACCTTAATTCACAAGATTATAAAGTTAGTATTGTGGACTTAGATATTATTAACCCATACTTTCGTTCAAGAGAAGCAGGTGAATTAATGGAGGAAAAAGGTATTCATACAATCTTGCCTCCAAGAGAACTTCAACATGCAGACTTTCCAATAATTCCACCTCAAATTAAAGGAGCAATTGTAGAACAAGATGGAAAGCTTGTAATTGATTTAGGAGGAAATCCCGATGGTGCTTTACCAGTAGGGGGACTCCAAAAAGAAGTTACTAAGGCAGGGTATGATATGTGGTTAGTAATTAATGCAAATAGACCACAGACATCTTCTGTTGAAGAAATAAAAGAATTAGCTAGGAAGATAGAGAGTACGTCAAGGTTAAAGTTTACTGGAATTATAAACAATACTCACCTAAAACAAGAAACCACTATTCAAGATATATTAACTGGGTTAGAGTTGTGTAGAGAAGTTGAAAACACGCTAAATATTCCTATTAAATATTCAGCTATACCTAAAAAGTTAACTGATGAAATAGACGATTATAAATCAATTTTAGGGGATTTTTTGATTGTGGATAATTATTTGACTAATCCATTAGATTAG
- a CDS encoding glycosyltransferase family 2 protein — protein sequence MKKIDKISVIIPAYNEEDTIQNTIRALNHISKVGEIIVVDDGSLDNTVNKARAMDVKCIKLTNNRGKGRALSIGVDKANFDIVAFVDADLGETAQQISYLINPVTRGETDITIAKFPKSNNGGFGLVKCLAKWGIQHVTGKKVNTALSGQRVLSKDTAKKIIEKECDSKFGIEVGSTIEAIKLQKEIKEVEVQMDHRVTGKDFFGFLHRGKQFVHILKTIINKKIDSL from the coding sequence ATGAAAAAAATAGATAAAATATCTGTTATTATACCAGCTTATAATGAAGAAGACACTATTCAAAATACTATAAGGGCACTAAATCACATCTCTAAAGTAGGTGAGATTATTGTTGTTGATGATGGGTCACTAGACAATACGGTAAACAAAGCTAGAGCTATGGATGTTAAATGTATTAAATTAACTAATAATAGAGGAAAAGGAAGAGCCTTAAGCATAGGGGTTGATAAAGCAAACTTTGATATAGTTGCTTTTGTTGATGCTGACTTAGGAGAAACAGCACAACAAATTAGTTATTTAATAAACCCTGTTACTAGAGGTGAAACGGATATTACTATTGCTAAATTTCCTAAAAGTAACAACGGAGGGTTTGGTCTTGTAAAATGTTTAGCTAAGTGGGGAATACAACACGTAACTGGTAAGAAAGTGAACACAGCTCTTTCAGGCCAACGAGTGTTAAGTAAAGATACAGCAAAAAAGATAATTGAAAAAGAGTGTGATAGTAAGTTTGGGATAGAAGTAGGAAGTACTATTGAAGCAATTAAATTACAAAAGGAAATAAAAGAAGTCGAAGTACAAATGGATCATAGGGTAACCGGCAAAGATTTTTTTGGTTTTTTACATAGGGGAAAACAATTTGTTCACATATTAAAAACAATTATAAATAAGAAAATTGATTCACTCTGA
- the buk gene encoding butyrate kinase, whose protein sequence is MKKEHRLLVINPGSTSTKIAIFDGEKPLFEKKLSHSPEELNEYDSIIDQYDLRKESILSTLDEQGINFNKLDAVVARGGLLKPISGGTYRVNDLMIEHLQQGYQGEHASNLGGIIAKEISKQLDIPSYIVDPVVVDELQDLARISGFEPVERRSIFHALNQKAVARQAASSLNKSYEDANLIVVHLGGGISVGVHENGKVIDVNNALDGEGPFSPERSGGLPNADLVKYSETNNLEWKDLKRKLIGNGGIVSYLNTNDGREVVDRIESGDEKAKLIYDAMIYQTAKEVGSCAPVLKGSIDGIVLTGGLAHDDYLVTKLKQYINFLGDVLVFPGEDEMQSLAEGCLRVLRGEEPAKEYS, encoded by the coding sequence ATGAAAAAAGAACATCGCTTGCTCGTAATAAACCCTGGATCAACTTCTACAAAAATTGCAATTTTTGATGGTGAAAAACCTTTATTTGAAAAGAAGCTTTCCCATTCTCCCGAGGAATTAAATGAATATGACAGCATTATTGATCAATATGATCTAAGAAAAGAAAGTATTCTTTCTACTCTAGATGAACAAGGTATTAATTTTAATAAATTAGATGCTGTTGTAGCCAGAGGTGGGCTTTTAAAGCCCATTTCTGGTGGAACTTATCGGGTGAATGATTTGATGATAGAACATCTACAACAAGGTTATCAGGGTGAACACGCTTCAAACTTAGGTGGTATTATTGCTAAAGAAATTTCAAAGCAATTAGACATTCCTTCATATATTGTGGATCCAGTTGTTGTTGACGAACTTCAGGATTTGGCGCGAATTTCTGGGTTTGAACCGGTTGAAAGGCGAAGCATTTTCCATGCGCTAAATCAAAAAGCAGTAGCAAGACAGGCAGCTTCTTCATTAAACAAATCGTATGAAGATGCTAATTTAATAGTTGTACATCTTGGTGGAGGCATCTCTGTAGGTGTACATGAAAATGGTAAAGTTATAGATGTTAATAATGCATTAGATGGAGAAGGTCCATTCTCACCTGAGCGGAGCGGTGGATTACCTAATGCCGACTTAGTAAAATATTCTGAAACAAATAATTTAGAGTGGAAAGATTTAAAACGTAAGTTAATTGGTAATGGTGGAATTGTTTCTTATCTAAATACAAATGATGGTCGTGAAGTAGTTGATAGAATTGAATCAGGTGATGAAAAGGCTAAACTTATTTATGACGCAATGATATACCAAACCGCGAAAGAGGTCGGAAGCTGTGCACCTGTATTAAAAGGAAGTATTGATGGAATTGTCTTAACTGGTGGTCTTGCTCATGATGATTATTTAGTTACTAAACTGAAACAGTATATTAATTTCCTAGGAGATGTGCTTGTATTTCCAGGAGAAGATGAAATGCAATCATTGGCTGAAGGCTGCTTAAGAGTTCTTAGAGGCGAAGAACCAGCTAAAGAATATTCATAA
- the ptb gene encoding phosphate butyryltransferase codes for MVKNLDEAISRAQKLSSQKVSIAVAEDKEVLTAVKEAVEKEICEPILVGDESKIKEISSELDFDVKKFKIIDEKDAPKAAKKAVELVSKGEADLVMKGHVQTKDLLKAVLDKEIGLRTGRILSHIAILDVPNHDKLLFLTDAAMNIAPDLNQKINIVQNAVDMAINMEIPEPKVAPLAAVENVNLDMDATLDAAHLSKMADRGQIKNAIVDGPLALDNAISMDAAKHKGIDSPVAGQADILLAPAIETGNALYKALTHLANAKIAGVISGAKSPVILTSRADPHEAKVYSIAAACLMAANQKA; via the coding sequence ATGGTCAAAAATTTAGATGAAGCAATCTCAAGAGCCCAAAAGCTATCATCACAAAAGGTAAGTATTGCTGTGGCAGAAGATAAAGAAGTTCTAACTGCAGTTAAAGAAGCTGTAGAAAAAGAAATTTGTGAACCAATATTAGTTGGTGATGAAAGTAAGATTAAAGAAATTTCCTCTGAACTTGATTTTGATGTAAAAAAATTCAAAATCATTGATGAAAAAGATGCACCAAAAGCTGCTAAAAAAGCTGTGGAATTGGTTTCTAAAGGAGAAGCTGACTTGGTTATGAAAGGCCATGTACAAACAAAAGATCTCTTGAAAGCAGTTTTAGATAAAGAGATTGGACTAAGGACTGGTAGAATTCTAAGTCATATTGCAATTTTGGACGTTCCTAACCATGATAAATTACTATTCCTAACTGATGCAGCTATGAATATTGCTCCCGATTTGAATCAAAAAATCAATATAGTTCAAAATGCAGTTGATATGGCTATTAATATGGAAATACCGGAACCAAAAGTAGCTCCTTTAGCTGCTGTAGAAAATGTCAATCTTGATATGGATGCGACTTTAGATGCTGCACATTTGTCTAAGATGGCTGATCGTGGACAGATAAAAAATGCTATTGTAGATGGTCCTTTGGCACTAGATAATGCAATTTCTATGGATGCAGCTAAACATAAAGGTATTGACAGCCCTGTAGCAGGACAGGCTGATATTTTATTAGCACCTGCAATTGAAACTGGAAATGCATTATATAAAGCTCTCACTCATTTAGCTAATGCTAAAATCGCGGGAGTGATTTCTGGTGCTAAGTCCCCTGTAATATTAACTTCTAGAGCAGACCCTCATGAAGCTAAAGTATATTCTATTGCAGCAGCTTGCTTGATGGCTGCAAATCAAAAAGCATAA
- a CDS encoding DUF3866 family protein, with product MKLSITEAVVSEVIKFQDQFQDLYVKELGTDNNIRKARLYYRFCNPAMQGDKVLLNVTAEELNLGTGGLDFVITNLSKQNVRYNSSGHIMKLRYTPLQFAVESLEEKKEYQISESQFRDLNKLPVVVGELHSMLVPFILAVNHFNSSYKIVYIMTDEAALPMELSRNIQQLQQKKLINSTISIRNSFGGDYEAVNIFSALIYAYSELKADLVVVTMGPGIVGTCSTYGFSGLEQVFTLMAASKLRGSTFFIPRISFSDSRKRHTGISHHTLSVLRLADPGVQVCFPILDDDKNKYIINQMSDHLECFNKHKISWLDPKNCESLYNNSELPIKTMGRSFREDKSYFESVFVTAKKITIF from the coding sequence TTGAAACTTTCAATCACTGAGGCTGTGGTTAGTGAAGTGATAAAATTTCAAGATCAATTTCAGGATCTCTATGTAAAAGAACTAGGGACAGATAATAACATCAGAAAAGCAAGACTTTATTACAGGTTTTGTAACCCAGCAATGCAAGGTGATAAAGTACTTTTAAATGTAACTGCTGAAGAATTAAATCTAGGTACTGGCGGTCTTGATTTTGTAATTACAAATCTTTCAAAACAGAATGTAAGATATAATTCATCGGGACATATTATGAAGCTTAGATATACGCCATTACAATTTGCAGTTGAGTCTCTCGAGGAAAAAAAAGAGTATCAAATAAGCGAATCTCAATTTCGTGATCTTAATAAATTACCAGTAGTAGTCGGTGAACTTCATAGTATGTTAGTACCTTTCATTTTAGCTGTTAATCACTTCAATTCTTCTTATAAAATTGTCTATATAATGACTGATGAAGCTGCATTGCCTATGGAACTTTCTCGAAATATTCAACAACTTCAACAAAAAAAATTGATAAACAGTACAATTTCGATAAGAAATTCTTTTGGAGGAGATTATGAAGCGGTTAATATTTTTTCTGCACTTATTTATGCTTATTCTGAACTAAAGGCTGATCTAGTTGTTGTTACTATGGGTCCTGGTATTGTAGGAACTTGTAGTACTTATGGGTTTAGTGGGTTAGAACAGGTATTTACACTGATGGCTGCAAGTAAATTACGCGGAAGTACTTTTTTTATTCCTAGAATAAGTTTCTCAGATTCAAGAAAAAGACATACAGGAATCTCTCATCATACACTTAGTGTATTAAGACTTGCTGATCCTGGTGTGCAAGTTTGCTTTCCAATATTAGATGATGATAAAAATAAATATATAATAAATCAAATGAGTGATCACTTAGAATGCTTTAATAAACATAAAATTTCATGGCTTGATCCAAAAAATTGTGAGTCCTTATATAACAATTCAGAGTTGCCCATTAAAACAATGGGACGATCTTTTCGTGAAGATAAGTCTTACTTTGAATCTGTTTTTGTAACAGCAAAAAAAATAACTATATTTTAG
- a CDS encoding copper transporter, which yields MFKINHYVITIVALFCSLGIGILMGMTMGEDVLVKQQEEIIDRLEQHFEMVTEEKQDLLEENKSLKNEIDEIKHTQEVMVSTYNDLIAEQEVYILMRDESSLLESKLRSIGIDDLEMLPLNDNFKLDDDVLTVNSTEIVVIIGSNEDEKNR from the coding sequence ATGTTTAAAATAAATCATTATGTAATTACTATTGTAGCTTTATTTTGTAGCCTAGGAATCGGCATATTAATGGGGATGACTATGGGTGAAGATGTGTTGGTAAAACAACAAGAAGAAATTATAGATAGATTAGAACAACATTTTGAAATGGTGACAGAAGAAAAGCAAGATTTACTAGAAGAAAATAAAAGTTTAAAAAATGAAATCGATGAAATTAAACATACTCAAGAAGTTATGGTTTCAACCTATAACGATTTGATTGCAGAACAAGAAGTGTATATTTTAATGAGAGATGAGTCTTCTTTACTTGAAAGTAAGTTACGAAGTATTGGTATAGATGATTTGGAAATGTTACCTTTAAATGATAATTTTAAATTAGATGACGATGTCTTAACAGTAAACTCAACTGAAATTGTTGTGATTATAGGGAGTAATGAAGATGAAAAAAATAGATAA
- a CDS encoding sigma-54 interaction domain-containing protein codes for MVKKRLKNSFSTSGKEIDRILNSTHDGMLAVDHNGIVTVFNDAAERITDISKDSVSGKYAKDVIPNTRLPIILNTGVPEYDRRQELNEYTTIITNRVPVYDEYGNIQGAVAVFRDITEIITLAEEVTDLKEIESMLKAIINSTQDAISVVDENGIGILINPAYTEITGLTKNDVIGKPATVDIAEGESMHYKVLKTKKAVKNVPLKVGPNKKDVLVDVAPIIVNGNLKGSVGVIHDVSKIKQLTEELNEAKSIIRKLEAKYTFDDIVGESGDIKAAIRIAKTAAQTPATVLLRGESGTGKELFAHAIHNNSERRYDPFVRVNCASLTETLLESELFGYVEGAFTGAKRGGKRGLFEEAKSGTIFLDEIGEMSLNLQAKLLRVLQEREVMRVGSNKPVPIKCRVIAATNRDLENAINNNEFRRDLYYRLNVIPIKIPSLGERAEDIPFLAQFLLKKFNQEYGRNVNEISDKALEILKKYDWPGNVRELENYIGRAMINMEITETIMKPNHLPSTEQTTKINCNNSTPNGREFTKDLSLDEIIQETEKKAIIEALERNNGKRSEAAKDLNIALRTLYYKIDKYKIS; via the coding sequence ATGGTTAAGAAAAGATTGAAAAATAGTTTTTCAACTTCTGGAAAAGAGATTGACCGAATTTTAAACTCTACTCATGATGGCATGTTAGCAGTTGATCACAATGGAATTGTAACTGTTTTTAACGATGCTGCAGAAAGAATTACCGATATATCAAAAGACTCAGTTTCAGGTAAATATGCAAAAGATGTTATTCCAAATACACGCTTACCTATTATACTTAACACTGGTGTACCAGAGTATGATAGAAGACAAGAACTAAATGAATATACTACAATTATTACAAATAGGGTACCTGTTTATGATGAATATGGTAATATTCAAGGTGCTGTTGCGGTCTTTAGAGATATTACAGAGATAATTACGCTAGCAGAAGAGGTTACAGATTTAAAAGAAATAGAAAGTATGCTAAAGGCTATAATTAATTCAACTCAAGATGCTATTTCTGTAGTAGATGAAAATGGTATTGGTATATTAATAAACCCTGCATATACAGAAATAACTGGTTTGACGAAAAATGATGTTATAGGTAAACCTGCTACAGTAGATATTGCTGAAGGTGAAAGCATGCACTATAAAGTTCTTAAAACTAAAAAAGCGGTAAAAAATGTTCCACTGAAAGTTGGACCAAATAAAAAAGATGTTCTAGTTGATGTGGCACCGATTATAGTAAATGGAAACTTAAAAGGTAGTGTAGGAGTGATACATGATGTATCTAAGATTAAACAACTTACAGAAGAGCTGAATGAAGCGAAGAGTATCATAAGAAAACTAGAAGCAAAGTATACCTTTGATGATATAGTAGGCGAATCAGGTGATATTAAAGCAGCAATTCGGATTGCTAAGACAGCTGCTCAAACACCCGCAACTGTCTTACTTAGAGGAGAAAGTGGAACCGGGAAAGAACTTTTTGCACATGCTATTCATAATAACAGTGAAAGAAGATATGATCCATTTGTAAGAGTGAATTGTGCGTCACTAACAGAGACTTTGTTAGAGAGTGAACTTTTTGGGTATGTTGAAGGAGCTTTTACAGGGGCCAAAAGGGGAGGAAAAAGAGGACTTTTTGAAGAAGCAAAAAGTGGTACTATCTTTTTAGACGAAATTGGAGAAATGTCATTAAATCTACAAGCTAAGTTATTAAGGGTTTTACAAGAAAGAGAAGTGATGAGGGTAGGAAGTAATAAGCCTGTACCAATAAAATGTCGAGTTATTGCAGCAACTAATAGAGATCTAGAAAATGCTATAAATAATAACGAGTTTAGAAGAGACCTTTACTATCGTTTGAATGTAATACCTATTAAAATTCCTTCTTTGGGTGAACGTGCTGAAGACATTCCATTTCTAGCTCAATTTTTATTAAAAAAGTTTAATCAAGAGTATGGTAGAAATGTAAATGAAATATCAGACAAAGCGTTAGAAATATTGAAGAAATATGATTGGCCAGGTAATGTTCGTGAATTAGAAAATTACATAGGACGAGCAATGATTAATATGGAGATTACTGAAACAATCATGAAACCTAACCATCTACCTTCAACAGAACAAACTACAAAAATTAATTGTAATAATAGTACACCTAATGGACGAGAATTTACTAAAGATTTGTCTTTGGATGAAATTATACAAGAAACTGAAAAAAAAGCAATTATCGAAGCCTTAGAGCGTAATAATGGAAAAAGAAGTGAAGCAGCGAAGGATCTTAATATTGCTTTACGAACCCTATATTACAAAATTGATAAATACAAAATCTCTTAG
- a CDS encoding 3-methyl-2-oxobutanoate dehydrogenase subunit VorB, whose protein sequence is MAKTLMKGNEAIGEAAIKAGCRHFFGYPITPQNELPEYMSKRLPEENGSFIQAESEVSAINMVYGAAGSGARVMTSSSSPGISLKQEGISYIAGAEVPCVIVNIVRGGPGLGGIQPAQSDYFQSTKGGGHGDYRLIVYAPASVQELVDLTIEAFDVSDKYRNPAMIFGDGILGQMMEPIEFNKEPIDPSDLPDKEWATTGVGKKGEKSVINSLSLQAEKLEDHNQKLKEKYDKIKANETRYEILHEDAEYFVVACGTTSRLCKNAVKQAREKGINVGMIRPITLWPFPEEAFHKVLDQTKGFLTVEMSNGQMIEDVRLSVNGAAPVEFYGRSGGIIPAPEEILEAIERLQGGDQ, encoded by the coding sequence ATGGCTAAAACATTAATGAAGGGTAATGAAGCTATCGGAGAGGCTGCTATAAAAGCAGGTTGTAGACATTTCTTTGGATATCCTATTACCCCTCAAAACGAATTACCTGAATATATGTCAAAAAGATTACCAGAGGAAAATGGTAGTTTTATACAAGCGGAAAGTGAAGTTTCTGCAATAAATATGGTATATGGTGCTGCTGGATCTGGGGCTAGAGTTATGACTAGTTCATCAAGTCCAGGTATTAGCTTAAAACAAGAAGGTATTTCCTATATTGCTGGAGCTGAAGTACCTTGTGTGATTGTAAATATTGTTAGAGGTGGACCAGGATTAGGTGGTATCCAGCCAGCCCAATCTGATTATTTTCAATCTACTAAAGGAGGGGGACATGGTGACTATAGACTAATCGTTTATGCACCAGCCTCTGTTCAAGAGTTAGTTGATTTAACTATTGAAGCTTTTGATGTGTCTGATAAGTATAGAAACCCTGCTATGATCTTCGGGGACGGGATTTTAGGTCAAATGATGGAGCCGATTGAGTTCAATAAAGAGCCTATTGATCCTTCAGATCTACCAGATAAAGAGTGGGCTACTACAGGTGTAGGAAAAAAAGGTGAAAAGAGTGTTATCAATTCACTTTCTCTACAGGCAGAAAAGTTAGAAGATCATAACCAAAAACTAAAAGAAAAATACGATAAAATTAAAGCCAATGAAACACGTTATGAAATTTTACATGAAGATGCTGAGTACTTTGTAGTAGCTTGTGGAACAACTTCTAGACTTTGTAAAAATGCTGTTAAACAAGCAAGAGAAAAAGGTATTAATGTTGGAATGATTCGACCAATTACTTTATGGCCTTTTCCTGAAGAAGCATTTCATAAAGTATTAGACCAAACAAAAGGTTTCTTAACTGTAGAGATGAGCAATGGACAAATGATAGAAGATGTACGTTTATCTGTAAACGGAGCCGCTCCTGTAGAGTTTTACGGACGATCAGGTGGTATTATACCAGCTCCAGAAGAAATATTAGAAGCGATTGAGCGGCTTCAAGGAGGTGACCAATAA
- a CDS encoding 2-oxoacid:acceptor oxidoreductase family protein — protein MQEVIMAGFGGQGVMSMGQLLTYAGMIEGKAVSWMPSYGPEMRGGTANCTVVITEEEQVGSPVVSNPDTVIAMNYPSVEKFRDAIKEGGALLYNSSLIEEEVSADHADVYAVPANKIANDLGNSRIANMVMLGAFLELSGVVTIDNVLESLKKVLPERRHNLIPLNEEALRKGAEIVKKSK, from the coding sequence ATGCAGGAAGTTATAATGGCTGGTTTTGGTGGCCAAGGTGTTATGAGTATGGGCCAGCTACTGACATATGCAGGTATGATTGAAGGAAAAGCTGTTTCATGGATGCCTTCATATGGTCCTGAAATGCGTGGGGGAACTGCTAACTGTACAGTAGTTATTACAGAAGAAGAACAAGTCGGTTCTCCTGTTGTATCTAACCCGGATACAGTTATAGCGATGAATTATCCTTCTGTTGAGAAATTTAGAGACGCGATTAAGGAGGGTGGAGCATTACTCTATAATAGTTCTTTAATAGAGGAAGAAGTATCCGCTGACCATGCAGATGTTTATGCAGTTCCTGCGAACAAAATCGCAAATGATTTAGGAAATTCAAGAATTGCTAATATGGTTATGCTAGGAGCTTTTTTAGAACTTTCAGGTGTAGTAACTATTGATAATGTACTTGAATCTCTAAAAAAAGTTTTACCTGAAAGGCGCCATAATTTAATTCCTCTAAATGAAGAAGCATTAAGAAAAGGTGCTGAAATAGTCAAAAAAAGTAAATAG
- a CDS encoding thiamine pyrophosphate-dependent enzyme, with protein MAKQIFKKPQTMADKKLHYCPGCTHGIIHRLVAEAIDELDESESAIGVAPVGCAVLAYEYFNCDMQQAAHGRAPAVATGIKRVHPKNLVFTYQGDGDLASIGAAEIVHAAARGENISVIFVNNAIYGMTGGQMAPTTLIGQSSTTSQSGRETSVEGYPIQMSEMLATLDGASYISRQSVHNGANIQKTKKAIKKAFEMQMNEEGFSMVEVLSNCPTNWGISPKESVKWIEENMVPKYPLGDVKTPKEVE; from the coding sequence ATGGCTAAACAGATATTTAAAAAACCCCAAACTATGGCCGATAAGAAATTACATTATTGTCCTGGCTGTACTCATGGTATCATTCATAGACTAGTTGCTGAGGCCATTGATGAGTTAGATGAAAGTGAAAGCGCTATTGGTGTAGCACCTGTTGGATGTGCAGTTTTAGCTTATGAATATTTTAACTGTGATATGCAACAAGCTGCTCATGGACGAGCGCCAGCTGTTGCTACAGGAATTAAAAGGGTTCATCCTAAAAACTTAGTGTTTACCTATCAAGGTGATGGAGACCTAGCGTCTATTGGAGCTGCTGAAATTGTTCATGCAGCAGCTCGAGGGGAGAATATAAGCGTTATTTTTGTAAACAATGCTATTTATGGTATGACAGGTGGTCAGATGGCTCCAACTACTCTAATTGGCCAAAGTTCAACTACCTCACAATCAGGTAGGGAAACTTCTGTAGAAGGTTACCCAATTCAGATGTCTGAAATGCTAGCTACTCTTGATGGAGCATCTTATATATCAAGACAATCAGTTCATAATGGGGCTAATATTCAAAAGACCAAGAAAGCAATTAAAAAAGCCTTTGAAATGCAAATGAACGAAGAAGGTTTCAGCATGGTAGAGGTTTTATCAAATTGTCCAACTAACTGGGGGATCAGTCCTAAAGAGTCTGTTAAATGGATTGAAGAGAATATGGTACCTAAATATCCTCTTGGGGACGTAAAAACTCCTAAGGAGGTGGAGTAA
- a CDS encoding Glu/Leu/Phe/Val family dehydrogenase yields the protein MNIFEYMNNNEHEQLVLCQDEKSGLKAIIAIHDTTLGPALGGTRMWTYNSEEEAIEDALRLSRGMTYKNAAAGLNIGGGKAVIMGDPNSDKSEEMWRAYGRFVQSLNGRYITAQDVGVKVDDIDNINLETEHVAGLQSKSGDPSPATAYGVYSGVKAVAEQVWGDSSLSGKTVAVQGLGSVGQYLCGHLHEEGANIIVTDIYQETIDKVVSQYGAKAVEPDEIYEQEADIFAPCALGAILNDETIPKLKVKAVAGAANNQLKDEKVHGEELKKRGIAHAPDYVLNAGGVMNVSEEISGYDKDKAYRKIATIYDRIKKCFEIAKRDDITTHEAANRMAEERIEAIKNVKTSYVRY from the coding sequence ATGAATATTTTTGAATATATGAATAATAATGAACATGAACAGTTAGTACTATGTCAGGACGAAAAAAGTGGTCTAAAAGCTATTATTGCAATCCACGATACTACTCTAGGGCCAGCTTTAGGTGGAACAAGAATGTGGACATATAACTCTGAAGAAGAGGCTATTGAAGATGCTTTAAGATTGTCTAGAGGTATGACGTATAAAAATGCTGCTGCAGGCCTAAACATTGGTGGTGGAAAAGCAGTTATTATGGGAGACCCTAACTCTGATAAATCAGAAGAAATGTGGAGAGCATACGGAAGATTTGTCCAAAGCTTAAATGGCAGATATATCACTGCTCAAGATGTTGGTGTTAAAGTTGATGATATTGACAATATTAACCTTGAGACAGAACATGTAGCTGGTCTTCAAAGTAAAAGTGGTGACCCATCTCCTGCAACTGCATATGGAGTATACTCAGGTGTGAAGGCTGTTGCTGAACAAGTATGGGGAGATAGTAGTCTATCTGGGAAGACTGTTGCTGTTCAAGGTTTAGGTAGTGTTGGACAGTATCTATGTGGTCATTTACATGAAGAAGGGGCTAATATTATCGTAACTGATATTTATCAAGAAACTATTGATAAAGTTGTATCACAGTATGGTGCTAAAGCAGTTGAGCCTGATGAAATTTATGAGCAAGAAGCTGATATTTTCGCTCCATGTGCTCTTGGTGCTATCTTAAATGATGAAACAATTCCAAAGTTAAAAGTAAAGGCTGTAGCTGGTGCTGCAAATAATCAATTAAAAGATGAAAAAGTTCATGGTGAAGAGTTGAAAAAACGAGGAATAGCTCATGCTCCTGATTACGTATTAAATGCTGGTGGAGTTATGAACGTATCAGAAGAAATATCAGGATATGACAAAGATAAAGCTTATAGAAAGATTGCAACAATTTACGATAGGATTAAAAAATGTTTTGAAATAGCTAAAAGAGATGACATAACTACTCATGAAGCTGCGAATAGAATGGCAGAAGAAAGAATTGAAGCTATTAAAAATGTAAAAACTAGCTATGTCAGATATTAA
- a CDS encoding 4Fe-4S binding protein has translation MAKKGKVIFNEERCKGCELCIDACPKKIIKLDDKINTQGYHPAKVDEMDKCIGCAMCARVCPDVVIEVFEEEN, from the coding sequence GTGGCCAAAAAAGGTAAAGTAATTTTCAATGAAGAAAGATGTAAAGGGTGTGAATTATGTATCGATGCATGTCCTAAAAAAATTATTAAACTAGATGATAAAATTAACACTCAAGGTTATCATCCAGCTAAAGTTGATGAAATGGATAAATGTATAGGATGTGCAATGTGTGCTAGGGTTTGTCCTGATGTAGTTATAGAAGTATTTGAGGAAGAAAACTAA